One genomic window of Staphylococcus hsinchuensis includes the following:
- a CDS encoding UPF0223 family protein, with product MEYQYPIDLDWTNEEMMEVVSFFNAVESFYEDRVEGTTLLNRYKQFKKIVPGKAEEKQIFKTFEKSSGYDSYKAVKTVQTSNDDQKYFNSSGI from the coding sequence ATGGAATATCAATATCCGATAGATTTAGATTGGACCAATGAGGAAATGATGGAAGTTGTCTCATTTTTTAATGCGGTAGAATCATTTTATGAAGATCGTGTTGAAGGAACAACATTGCTAAACCGTTATAAGCAATTTAAAAAAATTGTGCCAGGTAAGGCAGAGGAAAAACAAATTTTTAAAACTTTTGAAAAGAGTAGTGGGTATGACAGTTATAAAGCCGTAAAAACTGTGCAAACTTCAAATGACGACCAAAAATACTTTAACTCTTCAGGCATTTAA